One Nitrospira sp. DNA window includes the following coding sequences:
- a CDS encoding putative 3-demethylubiquinone-9 3-methyltransferase, producing the protein MQMNSGSGRSMTIEERNSTMNAHSIEAGSLRFAFGKNWNRFLESVTDGRIVEAERSLREMLSITTLEGKTFLDIGSGSGLFSLAARKLGARVHSFDYDPHSVACTAELKRRYFTNDGNWTIEQGSVLDEEYVRALGQFDIVYSWGVLHHTGAMWQALANASAPVSPGGRLFIAIYNDQGWRSVYWKKIKRLYNRLPPMGRYPLVCLRFGAVWGAITLRDSFSGDPFHSWKNYAQKSRGMSPWRDEVDWVGGYPFEVAKPEEIFHFYRERGFTLANLRTCGGKLGNNEFVFQKMAFDPA; encoded by the coding sequence ATGCAGATGAACAGTGGATCGGGTCGTAGCATGACGATTGAGGAAAGGAACAGCACGATGAATGCGCACTCGATCGAAGCGGGTTCTCTCCGGTTTGCATTCGGCAAAAACTGGAATCGATTTCTTGAGTCTGTCACCGACGGACGGATAGTGGAAGCCGAACGTTCGCTGCGGGAGATGTTATCCATCACGACACTTGAAGGGAAAACGTTTTTGGATATCGGATCGGGAAGCGGGCTCTTCAGTCTGGCGGCCAGGAAATTGGGGGCCCGTGTTCATTCGTTTGATTATGATCCGCACTCGGTCGCCTGTACGGCCGAGTTGAAACGACGCTATTTCACCAATGATGGTAACTGGACGATCGAACAGGGATCGGTGTTGGATGAGGAGTACGTAAGGGCGTTGGGCCAATTCGACATCGTCTATTCCTGGGGTGTCCTCCATCATACGGGGGCGATGTGGCAGGCTCTGGCTAACGCGAGCGCGCCGGTGTCACCCGGCGGGCGTCTCTTCATCGCGATCTACAACGATCAGGGCTGGCGAAGTGTCTATTGGAAAAAGATCAAGAGGTTGTATAACCGCCTACCGCCGATGGGAAGGTATCCCTTGGTGTGTTTGCGTTTCGGCGCCGTCTGGGGAGCCATCACGCTTCGAGATTCGTTCAGCGGAGATCCATTCCACAGCTGGAAGAACTACGCCCAAAAAAGCCGTGGCATGTCTCCTTGGCGCGATGAGGTTGATTGGGTCGGTGGATATCCATTTGAGGTTGCGAAACCCGAGGAGATTTTCCATTTCTACCGGGAAAGAGGTTTTACGCTGGCGAATCTCAGGACGTGCGGAGGTAAGTTGGGCAACAACGAGTTCGTGTTCCAGAAAATGGCATTCGATCCTGCGTGA
- a CDS encoding Glycosyl transferase, group 1, giving the protein MSSGVKRRSDRTLKVLFLIRSLNYGGAERQLVLLARGLSQRGHDVAVALFYSGGPLEKDLREAGVRIRPLYKGGRWDTIGFLFRLTQVVREEWPGVLHSYLWGANLMTAFLKPLFPTIKIVWGVRNSVMDFSRYDWLSKLTFKVTCWLSRFPDAIILNSYAGRDYHLSLGYPAEKSVVIPNGIDTERFRPDPAVRNRIRQEWRVNEEDKLIGLVGRLDPMKDHAVFLEAASLLVKEREHLRFVCVGDGPDDYRTRLRTVAKDLQLEDRLLWVGNRKDMPAVYNALDIGISSSAYGEGISNVIGEAMACGVPYVVTDVGDSAWVVGDTGKVVPPQDSVALKNAIVSLLDHTPQSPSQIRLRITERLSVAALIQNTERILGQVACMSGTSTHLQLFGAPRDL; this is encoded by the coding sequence ATGAGTTCCGGTGTGAAACGACGTTCTGACCGAACCCTGAAAGTGCTCTTCCTTATTCGGAGTCTGAATTACGGTGGGGCAGAGCGGCAACTGGTTCTCCTTGCGCGTGGCCTCTCCCAACGTGGACATGATGTTGCGGTCGCCCTCTTTTATTCAGGCGGTCCATTAGAAAAAGATTTACGTGAAGCCGGTGTCCGAATTCGACCGCTGTACAAGGGAGGACGCTGGGACACCATTGGGTTTCTGTTCCGGTTGACGCAGGTCGTCCGGGAGGAATGGCCAGGTGTACTACATAGCTATCTGTGGGGGGCAAACCTGATGACCGCCTTCCTCAAGCCCCTGTTCCCCACGATCAAAATTGTCTGGGGGGTTCGGAACTCGGTGATGGATTTCAGTCGGTATGACTGGCTTTCGAAACTGACCTTCAAGGTGACTTGTTGGTTGTCACGATTCCCGGATGCCATCATTCTGAATTCATATGCCGGACGTGACTACCACCTCTCACTCGGATATCCGGCTGAGAAGAGTGTGGTCATTCCCAATGGAATCGACACAGAACGGTTCCGTCCTGATCCTGCCGTACGCAATCGGATACGACAGGAGTGGCGCGTCAACGAGGAGGACAAGCTCATCGGCCTTGTGGGGCGACTTGATCCCATGAAAGATCACGCTGTTTTCTTGGAGGCGGCTTCTCTATTGGTGAAAGAGCGGGAGCATCTGCGCTTCGTCTGCGTTGGGGACGGGCCTGATGACTATCGAACCAGACTCCGAACTGTCGCGAAGGATCTGCAATTAGAAGATCGACTCCTGTGGGTCGGAAACCGTAAAGACATGCCGGCCGTCTACAATGCACTGGATATCGGCATCAGCAGCAGCGCGTATGGTGAGGGGATTTCCAATGTCATTGGCGAAGCGATGGCCTGCGGAGTGCCGTACGTGGTCACGGATGTCGGAGATTCGGCATGGGTCGTGGGTGATACGGGCAAGGTCGTCCCTCCTCAAGACTCGGTCGCATTGAAAAATGCGATTGTCAGCTTGCTTGACCATACACCGCAGTCTCCGAGCCAGATTCGCTTACGCATTACGGAGCGGTTGTCCGTCGCCGCGCTGATTCAGAACACGGAGCGTATCCTCGGACAAGTCGCATGCATGTCGGGAACGTCGACACACCTCCAACTGTTCGGTGCGCCCAGAGACCTGTAG
- a CDS encoding Glycosyl transferase, group 1, protein MRITLVIASLQAGGAERVLSILASHWAGQGRQVTLITLASVDEDFYPLHPEVVRRGLDFMGISSHIVAAIKNNFMRLKRLRKEISASQPDIVMSFVDKTNALTLAASVGLNVPVIASEHIDPRQHAIGAIWAGLRALLYPRAAAVVVLTEGVRSWAERIVGPQAVHVIPNPVPTSPAAYPCWVDLLRSGPTIAAMGRLSPQKGFDLLLRAFKLCAKHYPEWSLIILGEGEERGRLEKLICELGIQSRVALPGCVSDPAKVLREVDLFVLASRYEGFPMALVEAMACKLAVISTDCPSGPREIIRDGVDGLLVPPNDIDALAAAMQHLMDHREERHRLGERAGEIVERFSIEKIIPLWDELFVRVTCGRTHGRISPAMNRTSAA, encoded by the coding sequence ATGCGCATTACATTGGTTATTGCGTCCCTGCAGGCAGGTGGGGCCGAGCGAGTACTCTCCATACTCGCCAGTCACTGGGCGGGGCAGGGTCGACAAGTGACGCTGATCACGTTGGCCTCCGTCGATGAGGACTTCTACCCACTCCATCCCGAGGTGGTGCGAAGAGGGTTGGACTTCATGGGAATTTCTTCCCATATTGTGGCTGCCATAAAGAACAATTTCATGCGGCTGAAACGATTACGTAAAGAAATCAGCGCATCCCAGCCGGATATTGTGATGAGTTTCGTCGATAAAACGAACGCATTAACATTGGCGGCAAGCGTAGGATTAAACGTACCCGTGATTGCATCCGAGCATATCGATCCTCGTCAGCATGCGATCGGTGCCATATGGGCGGGGCTGCGGGCCTTACTGTACCCACGGGCCGCCGCTGTCGTGGTCCTCACCGAAGGCGTGCGTAGCTGGGCTGAACGGATTGTAGGACCCCAGGCAGTCCATGTAATTCCGAATCCTGTGCCAACCTCACCTGCCGCATACCCCTGCTGGGTTGACCTCCTACGCTCTGGACCTACGATCGCGGCAATGGGACGCTTATCCCCTCAGAAGGGATTTGATCTTCTGCTCAGAGCCTTTAAGCTCTGTGCGAAACATTACCCAGAGTGGTCGCTGATCATTCTTGGCGAAGGTGAGGAGCGGGGTCGTCTGGAAAAACTAATCTGCGAGCTAGGGATTCAGAGTCGGGTCGCATTACCGGGGTGTGTATCAGATCCGGCCAAGGTCCTCAGAGAGGTGGATCTTTTTGTCTTGGCTTCTCGGTATGAGGGATTTCCCATGGCACTGGTGGAGGCGATGGCGTGCAAGCTTGCGGTGATCAGTACTGATTGCCCCAGTGGACCCAGAGAAATCATCCGAGATGGCGTGGATGGCCTGTTGGTCCCTCCCAACGATATCGATGCCTTGGCTGCGGCGATGCAACACTTGATGGACCATCGGGAGGAACGTCACCGCCTCGGAGAGCGTGCGGGAGAGATCGTCGAACGATTCAGCATCGAGAAAATCATACCCCTATGGGATGAATTGTTCGTCCGAGTGACCTGCGGCAGAACGCACGGACGAATCAGCCCGGCGATGAATCGAACGTCGGCGGCGTAA
- a CDS encoding Peptidoglycan lipid II flippase MurJ — translation MRSLVPIIQLRLKWWHTWRDSSVNTRIFAAMLTVGGLTLVVKVAAAVKELVVAYHFGTSDAFDAFLMAFLLPQFVVELIGGSLNAALIPTYVQVREQEGREAAQRLFSSVMTSTIVLVMAASVLVTLLAAYVLPLLASGFSPDKLALTRRLYLLLLPMLLFYGLATVWNAVLNAGERVALGAVIPMVTSILTVLLLLAVGARYGIVVLAIATVVGMAMEALLLGWGLIRHGVSIIPRWHGASPAVRQVFRQYAPAVAASFLMGSTALIAQSMAAMLAPGSVSALAYGSKATFLLCGIGAVVVSTSVLPHFSRMVAIGDVAGVRHTLKTYARLILAVTIPLTVLLIYFSEPLIKLVLQRGAFTEGDTHLVAQVQAVYLLQVPLFVLSILLVRLVSALKANHLLLWGTVINVIMIFIFSHLFMRWFQVVGIALSISLMYLISTAYLIYAALRLTKDQADTVYDMGAREKAGLGGIVQAAPVLKQHSAPE, via the coding sequence ATGAGGTCGCTGGTTCCGATCATTCAACTTAGATTGAAGTGGTGGCACACATGGCGGGATAGTTCGGTCAACACACGCATCTTTGCCGCCATGCTGACGGTGGGCGGATTGACCCTTGTGGTGAAGGTGGCTGCCGCCGTAAAAGAGCTGGTCGTGGCGTACCACTTTGGCACGAGTGATGCGTTTGACGCCTTTCTCATGGCATTCCTTCTCCCTCAATTCGTCGTCGAACTCATAGGGGGGTCGCTTAACGCGGCTCTCATCCCAACCTATGTGCAGGTACGGGAACAGGAAGGGCGCGAAGCTGCTCAACGTCTTTTCTCCAGCGTCATGACCTCAACTATTGTTTTGGTGATGGCGGCATCGGTCCTGGTGACCCTTTTGGCCGCCTATGTCCTTCCTCTCTTGGCGTCTGGATTTAGTCCCGACAAGCTGGCACTGACGCGTCGGCTGTACTTGTTGCTGCTCCCCATGTTGCTTTTTTATGGATTGGCGACAGTCTGGAACGCGGTCTTGAACGCGGGTGAGCGGGTTGCCTTGGGCGCCGTCATACCCATGGTGACCTCCATTCTCACGGTACTCCTTCTCCTTGCGGTCGGTGCGCGATATGGGATTGTCGTGCTTGCAATTGCGACCGTGGTGGGCATGGCGATGGAAGCCTTGTTATTGGGATGGGGGCTTATACGGCACGGGGTTTCGATTATTCCTCGCTGGCACGGTGCCAGTCCGGCCGTCAGACAAGTGTTTCGTCAATATGCACCGGCGGTGGCGGCGTCGTTCTTGATGGGGAGCACGGCGCTGATTGCTCAATCCATGGCGGCTATGCTGGCACCCGGGAGTGTGTCTGCCTTAGCCTACGGGAGCAAGGCAACCTTTCTGCTTTGTGGTATCGGTGCAGTCGTCGTCAGCACATCGGTATTGCCTCATTTCTCCCGGATGGTGGCGATCGGTGATGTTGCCGGAGTGCGTCATACGCTGAAAACCTATGCGCGGCTCATCCTCGCAGTGACAATCCCCTTGACTGTCCTCCTTATTTATTTCTCCGAGCCGCTCATTAAACTGGTACTGCAACGGGGCGCATTCACGGAGGGGGATACCCACCTCGTGGCTCAGGTGCAAGCCGTCTATCTATTGCAAGTCCCGTTGTTCGTATTGAGCATCTTACTCGTCAGATTGGTCTCTGCATTAAAGGCCAATCATCTGTTGTTGTGGGGAACCGTTATCAATGTGATCATGATCTTTATCTTCAGTCACCTGTTCATGCGGTGGTTTCAAGTCGTGGGGATCGCATTGTCAATCAGCTTGATGTATCTGATCTCGACCGCGTATTTGATCTATGCCGCCCTCCGCTTAACTAAGGATCAGGCAGACACAGTGTATGACATGGGAGCGAGGGAGAAGGCAGGCCTGGGCGGCATCGTTCAGGCCGCGCCTGTGCTCAAGCAGCATTCTGCACCTGAGTAG
- a CDS encoding Transcriptional activator RfaH produces MSNVPCSAAQIVVPEGLHANVRWYALSTRSRHEKLVRDRLTGIGVEPFLPLARKLSQWSDRKVWTEVPLFSGYCFARFSLTNSLPVLQTPGIIRIVGSVVPEPIPEEEFAAIRKLTESERSFERHDYLAEGALVEVVRGPLTGVRGQLIRKANHDCLVIRVHLIQQAATVHIDMDEVIPLQ; encoded by the coding sequence ATGTCGAACGTACCTTGTTCAGCCGCTCAAATCGTTGTTCCAGAAGGCCTCCATGCCAACGTTCGCTGGTATGCGCTCAGCACACGTTCCCGACATGAAAAGTTAGTACGGGATCGCCTGACTGGCATCGGCGTGGAACCCTTTCTTCCGCTGGCGAGAAAATTGAGCCAATGGTCGGACCGAAAGGTCTGGACGGAGGTCCCCCTCTTTTCCGGCTACTGTTTCGCTAGGTTTTCCCTCACGAACAGCTTGCCCGTTCTTCAGACGCCCGGAATTATCCGCATCGTAGGATCCGTCGTGCCGGAACCGATTCCTGAGGAAGAATTCGCCGCGATCAGGAAATTGACTGAAAGCGAGCGTTCCTTCGAGCGTCACGACTATCTGGCTGAAGGGGCTTTGGTGGAGGTGGTACGGGGTCCTCTCACCGGCGTTCGGGGACAGTTGATCCGGAAGGCCAACCACGATTGTCTTGTCATCCGCGTGCACCTGATTCAGCAGGCCGCCACCGTTCACATCGATATGGATGAAGTGATTCCCCTGCAGTGA
- a CDS encoding Two-component transcriptional response regulator, LuxR family: MSGIKQEKTTTVAVLSSNYLLRLGLQKIVETETWIRLIDGHPSAGMTIDDMLTNEQPHIMIVDMEIERDVTGLVRKIKAAVPLIKIILLSGFDDADSIQQAFGRGVDGIVLKVQPSAVLIATIDYLARHADVTMPPIGKVAMPMTIANAPEPPASIAGNPDPLKWPDGLTDREREVIRLISQGLSNKDIADHLCISSITVRHHLTSIFDKLGVSNRQKLLIRAHQYGIVELTARA, from the coding sequence ATGAGCGGAATCAAGCAAGAAAAAACGACGACGGTCGCAGTCCTGAGCAGCAATTACCTCCTGCGCCTCGGCCTGCAAAAAATCGTGGAGACTGAAACATGGATTCGGCTCATCGATGGCCATCCCTCCGCCGGCATGACCATCGATGACATGCTGACGAACGAACAGCCACACATCATGATCGTCGATATGGAGATTGAGCGCGACGTCACCGGACTGGTTCGAAAAATCAAGGCTGCCGTCCCGCTCATCAAAATTATTTTATTGAGCGGATTCGATGATGCGGACTCCATCCAGCAAGCGTTCGGCCGCGGCGTGGACGGCATCGTTCTGAAGGTGCAACCCTCAGCCGTCTTGATCGCGACGATCGACTACCTCGCGCGCCATGCCGACGTCACCATGCCGCCGATCGGAAAAGTAGCGATGCCCATGACCATAGCCAACGCGCCTGAGCCTCCGGCCTCGATCGCCGGAAACCCCGATCCATTGAAGTGGCCGGACGGCTTGACCGACCGAGAGCGCGAAGTCATCAGATTGATCAGCCAAGGGCTCTCGAACAAGGACATCGCCGATCACCTGTGCATTTCGAGCATCACGGTCCGCCACCATCTCACCAGCATTTTCGATAAACTCGGCGTCTCCAATCGCCAAAAACTGCTCATCCGCGCACACCAATACGGAATCGTGGAACTGACGGCGCGAGCGTAA
- a CDS encoding Tyrosyl-tRNA synthetase: MTSLTQQLNFILRGVVEVIQQSELESKLARSIKEQRPLRVKAGFDPTAPDLHLGHTVLIHKLKHFQDLGHQVIFLIGDFTGMIGDPTGQSETRVALSKEKVLENAMTYERQIFKILDPKKTQVEFNSRWMSAMTADGLIELSAHYNVARMLEREDFHKRYTEQKPISIHEFMYPLIQGYDSVALKADVELGGTDQKFNLLMGRDLQRDYGQEAQVVITMPLLEGTDGVRKMSKSVGNYIALEDKPADMFGKLMSISDTLMYRYYELLTTEDLALVKAGHPMEAKQSLAQLIVSRYHGVEAGREARGLFQQKFQAREFPEQPDAQVRLTSSDVKDAAAPSIGLVDLVAKTGLVPSKSEARRLIVQGGVEVDEQKLTDANAAVALIAGKPLRLRIGRRKFAVAEYKA; encoded by the coding sequence GTGACATCTCTTACGCAACAACTCAACTTCATCCTTCGAGGAGTGGTCGAGGTGATTCAGCAGAGCGAGCTGGAATCGAAGCTGGCCCGTTCGATTAAGGAGCAGCGTCCGTTGCGAGTAAAGGCGGGGTTCGATCCCACGGCGCCGGATCTCCATCTCGGCCATACGGTTCTGATCCACAAGCTCAAGCATTTTCAGGACCTCGGGCATCAGGTGATCTTTCTCATCGGCGACTTCACCGGTATGATCGGCGATCCCACCGGCCAGTCGGAGACCCGTGTCGCGCTCTCGAAAGAAAAGGTGCTGGAAAATGCCATGACCTACGAGCGCCAGATTTTCAAGATATTGGATCCCAAGAAGACACAGGTGGAATTCAACAGCCGCTGGATGAGCGCGATGACGGCTGACGGCTTGATCGAGCTGAGCGCACACTACAACGTGGCCCGCATGCTGGAACGCGAAGACTTTCACAAGCGTTATACGGAGCAGAAGCCGATCAGCATCCACGAGTTCATGTATCCCTTGATCCAGGGGTACGACTCCGTGGCGCTCAAGGCCGACGTGGAACTGGGCGGCACGGACCAGAAGTTCAATCTCCTGATGGGACGCGACCTGCAGCGGGACTATGGGCAGGAGGCGCAGGTGGTCATCACCATGCCGCTTTTGGAAGGCACCGACGGGGTGCGTAAGATGAGCAAGAGTGTCGGCAACTACATCGCACTGGAGGATAAGCCGGCCGACATGTTCGGGAAACTCATGTCGATCAGCGACACGCTGATGTATCGGTACTATGAATTGCTGACCACCGAGGATTTGGCCCTGGTCAAAGCCGGTCACCCTATGGAAGCGAAACAGTCGTTGGCGCAGTTGATCGTTTCTCGCTACCACGGGGTAGAGGCGGGGCGCGAGGCCAGGGGTCTGTTCCAGCAGAAATTTCAAGCGCGCGAGTTTCCGGAGCAACCGGATGCGCAGGTGCGGCTCACATCGTCGGATGTGAAAGATGCCGCCGCTCCGTCGATCGGCCTGGTCGATTTGGTTGCGAAGACCGGGTTGGTGCCGAGCAAGAGTGAAGCCAGGCGGTTGATCGTCCAGGGTGGGGTGGAAGTCGACGAACAGAAACTCACCGATGCGAACGCCGCTGTCGCCTTGATTGCCGGGAAGCCGCTCCGCCTGCGGATCGGCCGCCGCAAGTTTGCGGTGGCGGAGTATAAGGCCTAG
- a CDS encoding Dihydrolipoamide dehydrogenase, translating to MPKHLAILGAGPGGYVAAIRAAQLGARVTVIENQALGGVCLNCGCIPSKALLSVVELGDKAKKAKEVGLLLNGPITYDPAAMVARKNKVVSTLVRGIATLFKTWNIEHVEGTGALLDAGTIRVAKQDGSDVQVTADGVMIATGSSWPNLPLFPIDGTRIITSKQALDLADIPASLLIVGGGVEGCEFASLYSGLGTQVTLVELLPRLLPLEDEEISQMTERELKKRGVDVRTAVTVDSIVKQPDRVTAHIRDGLSLNVEQVLVSVGRGFNSRGIGLEKVGVQVGVRGEIVVNDRMETNVPGVYAIGDVVGKAMLAHVASAQGKVAAENFLGRPRSINYEVIPTGIFTLPEIGRVGLTEQEARDRCLTAGKDPQQALRIGRFRYGGLGKAQATGDIQGLVKVIAEADTDRILGVHILGAHATDLIHEAALAMQVGATTSRVADMIHAHPTFAEGLMEAMEDVHGLAIHLARKRET from the coding sequence ATGCCGAAACACCTCGCGATTCTCGGTGCCGGTCCCGGCGGTTACGTAGCGGCGATTCGTGCGGCCCAGCTGGGGGCGCGCGTGACCGTGATCGAGAACCAGGCGCTCGGCGGCGTCTGTCTGAACTGCGGCTGCATTCCGAGCAAGGCCCTGTTGTCGGTCGTGGAACTCGGCGATAAGGCCAAGAAGGCCAAGGAGGTCGGTCTCCTTCTCAACGGCCCCATCACCTACGATCCCGCCGCCATGGTCGCCCGAAAAAACAAAGTGGTGTCCACGTTGGTCAGGGGGATCGCCACGCTCTTCAAGACCTGGAACATCGAACATGTGGAGGGAACCGGTGCGTTGCTGGATGCCGGCACGATCCGCGTCGCCAAGCAGGACGGCAGCGACGTTCAGGTCACGGCCGACGGGGTGATGATCGCCACCGGCTCCTCTTGGCCGAACCTGCCGCTCTTTCCCATCGACGGAACCAGGATCATCACGAGCAAGCAGGCCCTGGACCTCGCGGACATTCCGGCGAGCCTTTTGATCGTCGGCGGAGGGGTGGAAGGCTGTGAGTTCGCCTCTCTCTATAGCGGGCTCGGGACACAGGTGACCCTGGTCGAACTCCTGCCGCGCCTGTTGCCGCTGGAGGATGAAGAGATCAGCCAGATGACGGAACGTGAGTTGAAGAAGCGGGGTGTGGATGTTCGAACCGCTGTCACGGTCGACAGCATCGTCAAACAGCCGGACAGGGTGACGGCCCATATACGCGACGGCCTGTCGCTCAATGTGGAGCAGGTGTTGGTCTCGGTCGGGCGAGGGTTCAACTCGCGCGGGATCGGGCTGGAGAAAGTCGGGGTGCAGGTGGGGGTGCGCGGAGAAATCGTCGTGAACGACCGGATGGAAACGAACGTGCCGGGCGTCTACGCGATCGGCGATGTGGTCGGCAAGGCGATGCTGGCGCATGTCGCGTCGGCGCAGGGAAAGGTGGCGGCAGAAAATTTCTTGGGCCGCCCTCGCTCGATCAACTATGAGGTCATCCCGACGGGCATCTTTACGTTACCTGAAATCGGACGGGTGGGACTCACCGAACAAGAAGCCCGGGACCGCTGTCTCACGGCCGGGAAAGATCCACAACAGGCGCTCCGGATCGGACGGTTCCGCTATGGCGGGTTGGGGAAAGCGCAGGCGACGGGAGACATCCAAGGGTTGGTGAAGGTCATCGCGGAGGCGGACACCGATCGGATTCTCGGCGTCCACATCCTCGGCGCCCATGCGACGGATTTGATTCATGAAGCGGCCTTGGCGATGCAAGTGGGTGCCACCACCTCCCGAGTCGCGGACATGATTCACGCGCATCCGACATTCGCGGAAGGCCTCATGGAAGCCATGGAGGATGTCCATGGTCTGGCCATTCACTTGGCGCGCAAGCGAGAGACCTGA
- a CDS encoding Glycine cleavage system H protein — translation MIPSNLRYHQEHEWARVEGKQATIGISHFAQDALGDIVFIDLPKVGTTVTAGQQIGEVESTKTTSTIYTPVSGTITKINADLKDHPEAVNSDPYGKGWMAVVDLTAPTEVDQLMSAAQYEEFLSKQKH, via the coding sequence ATGATACCGTCCAATCTTCGTTACCACCAGGAACATGAATGGGCCCGCGTCGAAGGCAAGCAGGCGACGATCGGGATCAGCCATTTCGCCCAAGATGCGTTGGGCGACATTGTCTTCATCGACCTCCCGAAAGTCGGCACGACGGTCACGGCCGGCCAGCAGATCGGCGAAGTGGAATCGACCAAAACCACCTCCACCATTTACACACCAGTCAGCGGGACGATCACGAAGATCAACGCAGACCTCAAGGACCATCCCGAGGCCGTCAATTCCGATCCCTACGGCAAGGGATGGATGGCCGTGGTCGATCTCACGGCCCCGACTGAAGTGGATCAGCTCATGTCCGCCGCCCAGTACGAAGAGTTTTTGAGCAAGCAGAAACATTGA
- a CDS encoding Nucleoside diphosphate kinase: MSERTLAIIKPDAVKKHAVGDIINRYEKAGLKPVAMRLMQLSKATAQGFYAVHKARPFFDSLCTFMSSGPCVVLVLQGDNAIKVNRELMGATDPAKAENGTIRAAHGANIEFNAVHGSDGPDTAKFEIGYFFSEMELVG; this comes from the coding sequence ATGAGTGAACGTACCCTTGCGATCATCAAGCCGGACGCGGTGAAGAAGCACGCCGTCGGCGACATCATCAATCGATACGAGAAGGCGGGGCTGAAGCCGGTGGCCATGCGGCTGATGCAGTTGTCGAAAGCGACGGCCCAGGGCTTTTACGCCGTGCACAAGGCCAGACCCTTCTTCGACAGCCTCTGCACCTTCATGTCGTCGGGGCCCTGCGTGGTGCTGGTGTTGCAGGGGGACAATGCGATCAAGGTCAACCGCGAACTCATGGGCGCGACCGATCCGGCCAAGGCGGAGAACGGCACCATCCGTGCGGCCCACGGCGCGAATATCGAATTCAACGCGGTCCATGGATCGGATGGACCGGACACGGCCAAATTCGAGATCGGGTATTTCTTTTCCGAAATGGAGCTGGTCGGGTAG
- a CDS encoding S-methyl-5-thioribose-1-phosphate isomerase → MVPTVEWKDGAVRLLDQSRLPTQVEFLDCRDYRAVALAIRELKVRGAPAIGVTAAMGVALGARSLKQTRYEEFERAVGEICAHLAASRPTAVNLFWAIARMKQKVAALRDQSTAVIQEELIEESQAILDEDIALCKAMGQHGAPLIQHGQTILTHCNAGALATAGYGTALGVIRAAWEQGKQIRVIADETRPVLQGARLTAWELMQDKIPVTLITDNMAGALMRQGKVHVCVVGADRIAANGDVANKIGTYSVAVLARAHKIPFYVAAPYSTIDLDSKTGADIPIEERNPLEVTSIHGSHPVAPAGVDVFNPAFDVTPAELITGIITERGVFKPGRLAGVFRS, encoded by the coding sequence ATGGTGCCCACCGTCGAGTGGAAAGACGGGGCTGTGCGTCTGCTGGATCAGAGCCGATTGCCGACGCAAGTCGAGTTCCTGGACTGCCGCGACTATCGTGCCGTGGCACTGGCCATCCGCGAGTTGAAGGTCCGTGGCGCCCCGGCGATCGGGGTGACGGCAGCCATGGGAGTGGCGTTGGGGGCTCGTTCGCTGAAGCAGACAAGGTACGAGGAGTTCGAACGGGCGGTCGGAGAGATCTGTGCCCATTTGGCTGCGTCCCGGCCCACCGCCGTGAATCTCTTCTGGGCCATCGCCCGGATGAAACAGAAGGTGGCGGCGCTCCGTGACCAATCAACAGCGGTGATTCAAGAAGAGTTGATCGAAGAATCTCAAGCGATCCTTGATGAAGACATCGCGCTCTGCAAAGCCATGGGACAACATGGCGCCCCGTTGATTCAGCACGGCCAGACCATCCTGACCCATTGCAATGCCGGGGCGCTGGCAACGGCGGGATACGGGACGGCGCTCGGTGTCATTCGGGCGGCCTGGGAACAAGGCAAACAGATCCGGGTCATCGCCGACGAAACCAGGCCGGTCCTCCAGGGCGCACGCCTCACGGCTTGGGAACTGATGCAGGACAAGATCCCCGTCACGTTGATTACGGACAACATGGCCGGCGCGTTGATGCGGCAGGGTAAGGTTCATGTCTGTGTCGTCGGCGCGGACCGCATCGCCGCCAACGGCGACGTGGCGAATAAGATCGGCACCTACTCCGTGGCGGTGCTGGCGCGGGCGCACAAGATTCCATTCTACGTGGCGGCCCCGTACTCGACCATCGACCTCGACAGCAAGACCGGCGCCGACATTCCCATCGAAGAACGCAATCCCCTCGAAGTCACATCGATTCACGGCAGCCATCCCGTCGCACCGGCAGGGGTGGACGTGTTCAATCCCGCCTTTGACGTGACCCCCGCCGAGCTGATTACCGGCATCATCACGGAACGGGGAGTGTTCAAGCCGGGAAGGCTCGCGGGCGTCTTCCGGTCCTAG